A region of Periplaneta americana isolate PAMFEO1 chromosome 16, P.americana_PAMFEO1_priV1, whole genome shotgun sequence DNA encodes the following proteins:
- the LOC138691978 gene encoding gastrula zinc finger protein XlCGF17.1-like, with amino-acid sequence MMDAIKMEPEVDPLDLQSGGDVNIEEAIDPQMENRALESTDHSHGLKWEVETEEIPKSSTLPVVKSESVEEPFAVVTVKEEIKEEIITEEHEDLSQSTLNSDESESTQMKYIIPDPCVPSENLACDSELDSHTHDQLVKRNSQLQTQSREQKRNSYKCNNCGKLLATRSTLRMHFRTHYGERKFECDDCGRSFLFLGSLLKHIRTHTGEKPFRCDICGNTFSQSGTLKDHVRTHTGEKPFNCDICGRGFTKSGNLISHVRTHTGEKPFKCDICGKCFSESGTVKVHLRTHTREKPFKCITCEKSFSHLGSLKYHARTHNGAVDLDAE; translated from the exons ATGATGGATGCCATCAAGATGGAACCGGAGGTAGATCCATTGGATCTACAATCGGGTGGTGATGTAAATATAGAAGAGGCAATTGATCCTCAAATG GAAAACAGAGCATTGGAAAGCACAGACCACAGCCATGGTCTCAAATGGGAAGTGGAAACCGAGGAAATTCCAAAGTCAAGTACTTTACCTGTGGTGAAGAGTGAGTCCGTG GAAGAACCTTTTGCCGTGGTTACAGTAAAAGAAGAGATTAAGGAAGAAATAATTACAGAGGAACATGAAGACTTAAGTCAGAG CACTTTGAATTCTGATGAAAGTGAATCGACGCAGATGAAGTACATAATCCCTGACCCATGTGTGCCATCCGAGAATCTTGCCTGTGACAGTGAACTAGACTCCCATACTCACGACCAGTTAGTGAAAAGAAACAGCCAATTGCAGACACAGTCCCGTGAACAAAAACGAAACAGTTACAAGTGCAACAATTGTGGCAAGTTACTGGCAACTCGTAGCACACTTAGAATGCATTTCCGAACGCACTACGGTGAAAGGAAATTTGAATGCGATGACTGTGGGAGATCTTTCTTGTTTTTGGGAAGCCTCCTGAAGCACATACGTACACACACGGGGGAAAAACCATTCAGATGTGATATCTGCGGGAATACTTTCTCGCAATCTGGAACTCTCAAAGATCATGTTCGAACTCACACGGGCGAAAAGCCATTCAATTGTGATATCTGCGGAAGAGGTTTTACAAAATCGGGAAATTTAATATCCCACGTACGAACACACaccggcgagaagccattcaagtgCGATATCTGTGGGAAATGTTTCTCTGAATCGGGAACTGTTAAAGTTCACTTGCGTACTCACACTcgcgaaaagccattcaaatgtaTTACGTGTGAAAAATCTTTTTCACATTTAGGAAGTCTAAAATACCACGCCCGTACTCATAATGGGGCAGTCGATTTAGATGCTGAGtga